One Mycolicibacterium gilvum genomic window carries:
- a CDS encoding GAF domain-containing sensor histidine kinase, protein MHDGAVGDAGDHRADDGARPVRATLSQLRLRELLTEVQDRVEQIIKGRDRLDGLVEAMLAVTSGLELDETLRTIVHTAIELVDAQYGALGVRGHDHELVEFIYEGIDEPMRERIGHLPEGRGVLGVLIDDPKPIRLEDISRHAASVGFPPNHPPMRTFLGVPVRIRDEVFGNLYLTDKIDGQPFSEDDEVLVQALAAAAGIAIDNARLYAQSQVRQSWIEATRDIGTELLSGIDPAGVFRRVADRAQKLSGAAATLVAIPDDPDLPVGEVAELTVAASAGETIAAAHDPIPVAGTAIGDAFVHRTPGMTDGADIGIGATVGPALLLPLRAPDAVPGVLIVLRPVGAQPFRSDELDMLAAFADQAAQAWQLASTQHRMRELGILTDRDRIARDLHDHVIQRLFAVGLSLQGSIARARSEEVQQRLSANVDDLQSVIQEIRTAIFDLHGGSSAVTRLRQRLDAAVAAFPESGVRTSMQCVGPLSVVDAMLADHAEAVVREAVSNAVRHAEASTVAVTVTVEDDLAITVTDDGRGIAAEVTGSGLTNLARRAQDVGGSFSVRRGAQGGTTLTWRAPLP, encoded by the coding sequence GTGCACGATGGAGCGGTGGGGGACGCAGGCGACCATCGGGCAGATGACGGCGCACGCCCGGTCCGTGCCACGTTGTCGCAGTTGAGGCTCCGTGAGCTGCTGACCGAGGTGCAGGATCGGGTGGAGCAGATCATCAAGGGCCGCGACCGGCTCGACGGACTGGTCGAGGCGATGCTCGCGGTGACCTCGGGGCTGGAGCTCGACGAGACGTTGCGGACCATCGTGCACACGGCGATCGAGCTGGTCGACGCGCAGTACGGCGCGCTCGGGGTGCGCGGTCACGACCACGAACTCGTCGAGTTCATCTACGAGGGGATCGACGAGCCGATGCGCGAGCGCATCGGGCACCTCCCGGAGGGGCGGGGCGTGCTCGGCGTGTTGATCGACGATCCGAAACCCATTCGGCTCGAAGACATCTCGCGGCACGCGGCCTCGGTGGGCTTTCCGCCGAACCATCCGCCGATGCGCACCTTCCTGGGGGTTCCGGTCCGCATCCGCGACGAGGTGTTCGGGAACCTGTACCTGACCGACAAGATCGACGGCCAGCCGTTCAGCGAAGACGACGAGGTGCTGGTTCAGGCGCTGGCGGCCGCGGCCGGCATCGCGATCGACAACGCCAGGCTCTACGCCCAGTCGCAGGTCCGCCAGTCGTGGATCGAAGCGACCCGCGACATCGGCACCGAGTTGCTGTCGGGCATCGACCCGGCCGGGGTGTTCCGGCGGGTCGCGGACCGGGCGCAGAAGCTCAGCGGTGCGGCGGCGACCCTGGTCGCCATCCCCGATGATCCGGACCTGCCCGTCGGGGAGGTCGCCGAGCTGACGGTGGCGGCCTCGGCGGGGGAGACGATCGCCGCGGCCCACGACCCGATCCCGGTCGCCGGCACCGCGATCGGAGACGCCTTCGTGCACCGGACACCGGGCATGACGGACGGCGCAGACATCGGCATCGGTGCGACCGTCGGTCCGGCGCTGCTTCTTCCGTTGCGCGCACCGGACGCGGTCCCGGGGGTGCTGATCGTACTCAGACCCGTTGGCGCGCAACCCTTTCGCAGCGATGAACTGGACATGCTGGCGGCGTTCGCCGATCAGGCCGCCCAAGCGTGGCAGTTGGCGAGCACCCAGCACCGGATGCGCGAGCTCGGCATCCTGACCGACAGGGACCGGATCGCCCGCGACCTGCACGACCACGTGATCCAGCGACTGTTCGCCGTCGGCCTCTCGCTGCAGGGATCGATCGCGCGCGCCCGGTCCGAGGAGGTGCAGCAGCGCCTCTCGGCCAACGTCGACGATCTGCAAAGCGTGATCCAGGAGATCAGGACCGCGATCTTCGACCTGCACGGCGGGTCGTCGGCGGTCACCAGGCTGCGGCAGCGTCTCGATGCGGCCGTCGCCGCGTTCCCGGAATCCGGCGTGCGGACCTCGATGCAGTGCGTGGGTCCGCTGTCAGTCGTGGACGCAATGTTGGCCGACCACGCCGAGGCCGTGGTGCGCGAAGCCGTCAGCAACGCCGTTCGCCACGCAGAGGCCTCGACGGTGGCGGTCACCGTCACCGTCGAGGACGACCTGGCGATCACCGTCACCGACGACGGCCGGGGGATCGCCGCCGAGGTCACCGGCAGCGGGCTGACCAACCTGGCGCGCCGCGCGCAGGACGTCGGCGGCTCGTTCTCCGTCCGACGCGGTGCGCAGGGCGGCACGACGCTCACCTGGCGCGCCCCACTGCCGTGA